A part of Bubalus bubalis isolate 160015118507 breed Murrah chromosome 6, NDDB_SH_1, whole genome shotgun sequence genomic DNA contains:
- the ATP1A2 gene encoding sodium/potassium-transporting ATPase subunit alpha-2, which yields MGRGAGREYSPAATTAENGGGKKKQKEKELDELKKEVAMDDHKLSLDELGRKYQVDLSKGLTNQRAQDILARDGPNALTPPPTTPEWVKFCRQLFGGFSILLWIGAILCFLAFGIQAAMEDEPSNDNLYLGVVLAAVVIVTGCFSYYQEAKSSKIMDSFKNMVPQQALVVREGEKMQINAEEVVVGDLVEVKGGDRVPADLRIISSHGCKVDNSSLTGESEPQTRSPEFTHENPLETRNICFFSTNCVEGTARGIVIATGDRTVMGRIATLASGLEVGRTPIAMEIEHFIQLITGVAVFLGVSFFVLSLILGYSWLEAVIFLIGIIVANVPEGLLATVTVCLTLTAKRMARKNCLVKNLEAVETLGSTSTICSDKTGTLTQNRMTVAHMWFDNQIHEADTTEDQSGATFDKRSPTWTALSRIAGLCNRAVFKAGQENISVSKRDTAGDASESALLKCIELSCGSVRKMRDRNPKVAEIPFNSTNKYQLSIHEREDSPQSHVLVMKGAPERILDRCSSILVQGKEIPLDKEMQDAFQNAYLELGGLGERVLGFCQLNLPSAKFPRGFKFDTDELNFPTEKLCFVGLMSMIDPPRAAVPDAVGKCRSAGIKVIMVTGDHPITAKAIAKGVGIISEGNETVEDIAARLNIPVSQVNPREAKACVVHGSDLKDMTSEQLDEILKNHTEIVFARTSPQQKLIIVEGCQRQGAIVAVTGDGVNDSPALKKADIGIAMGIAGSDVSKQAADMILLDDNFASIVTGVEEGRLIFDNLKKSIAYTLTSNIPEITPFLLFIIANIPLPLGTVTILCIDLGTDMVPAISLAYEAAESDIMKRQPRNPQTDKLVNERLISMAYGQIGMIQALGGFFTYFVILAENGFLPSRLLGIRLDWDDRSMNDLEDSYGQEWTYEQRKVVEFTCHTAFFASIVVVQWADLIICKTRRNSVFQQGMKNKILIFGLLEETALAAFLSYCPGMGVALRMYPLKVTWWFCAFPYSLLIFIYDEVRKLILRRYPGGWVEKETYY from the exons GCTGGCCGTGAGTACTCGCCTGCAGCCACCACTGCGGAAAATGGGGGcggcaagaagaaacagaaagagaaggagcTGGATgagctgaagaaggaagtggccatG gatgACCACAAGCTGTCCTTGGATGAGCTGGGCCGCAAGTACCAAGTGGATCTGTCCAAG GGCCTCACCAACCAGCGGGCCCAGGACATTCTGGCTCGGGATGGACCCAatgccctcaccccacccccgacCACCCCTGAGTGGGTCAAGTTCTGTCGTCAGCTTTTCGGGGGCTTCTCCATCCTACTGTGGATTGGGGCCATCCTCTGCTTCCTGGCCTTCggcatccaggctgccatggaGGATGAACCATCCAACGACAAT CTTTATCTGGGCGTGGTGCTGGCAGCCGTGGTCATCGTCACTGGCTGCTTCTCCTACTACCAGGAGGCCAAGAGCTCCAAGATCATGGATTCCTTCAAGAACATGGTGCCTCAG CAAGCCCTTGTGGTGCGAGAAGGAGAGAAGATGCAGATCAACgcggaggaggtggtggtgggcgACCTGGTGGAGGTGAAGGGTGGAGACCGCGTGCCTGCTGACCTCCGGATCATCTCTTCTCACGGCTGCAAG GTAGACAACTCCTCCCTGACAGGCGAGTCAGAACCCCAGACCCGCTCCCCCGAGTTCACCCACGAGAATCCCCTGGAGACCCGCAATATCTGTTTCTTCTCTACCAACTGCGTGGAAG gcactGCCAGGGGCATCGTGATTGCCACGGGTGACCGGACGGTGATGGGGCGTATAGCCACTCTGGCCTCGGGCCTGGAGGTCGGGCGGACGCCTATAGCCATGGAGATTGAGCACTTCATCCAGCTGATCACAGGGGTGGCTGTGTTCCTGGGGGTCTCCTTCTTCGTGCTGTCCCTCATCCTGGGCTACAGCTGGCTGGAGGCGGTCATCTTCCTTATCGGCATCATTGTGGCCAACGTGCCTGAGGGCCTGCTGGCCACCGTCACC GTGTGTCTGACCCTGACAGCCAAGCGCATGGCTCGGAAGAACTGCCTGGTGAAGAACCTGGAGGCGGTGGAGACTCTGGGATCCACATCCACCATCTGCTCCGACAAGACTGGTACCCTCACCCAGAACCGCATGACCGTCGCCCACATGTGGTTCGACAATCAGATCCATGAGGCCGACACCACGGAAGATCAGTCTG gGGCCACTTTTGACAAACGATCCCCGACCTGGACTGCCCTATCCCGGATTGCTGGTCTCTGTAACCGTGCTGTGTTCAAGGCAGGGCAGGAAAACATCTCTGTGTCTAAG CGGGACACAGCAGGTGATGCCTCCGAGTCAGCTCTCCTCAAGTGCATTGAGCTGTCCTGCGGCTCCGTGAGGAAGATGAGGGATAGAAATCCTAAGGTGGCAGAGATCCCTTTCAACTCAACCAATAAGTACCAG CTGTCCATCCACGAGCGAGAAGACAGCCCCCAGAGCCACGTGCTGGTGATGAAGGGGGCCCCTGAGCGCATCCTGGACCGCTGCTCCTCCATCCTGGTGCAGGGCAAGGAGATCCCTCTGGACAAGGAGATGCAAGATGCCTTCCAGAATGCCTACCTGGAGCTGGGAGGGCTCGGGGAGCGCGTCCTGG GCTTCTGTCAACTGAATCTGCCCTCTGCAAAGTTTCCTCGGGGCTTCAAATTTGACACGGATGAACTGAACTTTCCCACGGAGAAGCTCTGCTTCGTGGGGCTCATGTCCATGATTGACCCTCCACGGGCTGCCGTGCCCGACGCTGTGGGCAAGTGCCGGAGTGCAGGCATCAAG GTGATCATGGTGACCGGTGACCACCCCATCACAGCCAAGGCCATTGCCAAAGGCGTGGGCATCATCTCAGAAGGCAACGAGACAGTGGAGGACATTGCCGCCCGGCTCAACATTCCTGTTAGCCAAGTCAACCCCAG AGAAGCCAAGGCGTGTGTGGTGCACGGCTCTGACCTGAAAGACATGACGTCGGAGCAGCTGGACGAGATCCTCAAGAATCACACGGAGATCGTCTTTGCCCGGACGTCTCCTCAGCAGAAGCTCATCATCGTGGAGGGCTGCCAGAGGCAG GGAGCCATTGTGGCAGTGACGGGGGATGGGGTGAATGACTCCCCGGCGCTAAAGAAGGCGGACATTGGCATCGCCATGGGCATCGCCGGCTCCGACGTGTCTAAGCAGGCCGCCGACATGATCCTGCTGGATGACAACTTTGCCTCCATCGTCACCGGCGTGGAGGAGG GCCGCCTGATCTTTGACAACCTGAAGAAATCCATCGCCTACACCCTGACCAGTAACATCCCCGAGATCACCCCTTTCCTGCTGTTCATCATTGCCAACATCCCCCTGCCTCTGGGCACCGTGACCATCCTCTGCATTGACCTGGGCACTGATATG GTCCCTGCCATCTCCTTGGCTTACGAGGCAGCTGAGAGTGACATCATGAAGCGGCAGCCGCGAAACCCGCAGACGGACAAGCTGGTGAACGAGAGGCTCATCAGCATGGCCTATGGACAGATCG GGATGATCCAGGCTCTGGGTGGCTTCTTCACCTACTTCGTGATCCTGGCAGAGAATGGTTTTCTGCCTTCGCGGCTTCTGGGAATCCGCCTGGACTGGGATGACCGGTCCATGAATGACTTGGAGGACAGCTACGGACAGGAGTGG ACCTATGAACAGCGGAAGGTGGTGGAGTTCACATGCCACACGGCTTTCTTTGCCAGCATTGTGGTCGTGCAGTGGGCTGACCTCATCATCTGCAAGACCCGCCGCAACTCAGTCTTCCAGCAGGGCATGAA AAACAAGATTCTGATTTTTGGGCTCCTGGAGGAGACAGCACTGGCGGCCTTTCTGTCTTACTGCCCGGGCATGGGTGTGGCTCTCCGAATGTACCCGCTCAA GGTCACCTGGTGGTTCTGCGCCTTCCCCTACAGTCTCCTTATCTTCATCTACGATGAGGTCCGGAAGCTGATCCTGCGGCGATATCCCGGTG GCTGGGTGGAGAAGGAGACCTACTACTGA